A segment of the Sphingopyxis sp. OAS728 genome:
GAATTCCGTCCGATCATCCTCGAAGTGCTCGCCGAGCTGCGAATCACCCTGAACCGCCGCGAACAGTTCGCGCTCGAAAAGGTGCTCGTCGACGAACTGCTCGGATTCGGCCCGCTCGAAGAGCTGCTTGCCGATCCCGACATCAGCGACATCATGGTTAACGGCCCGTACCAGACCTATATCGAACGCAAGGGCCAGCTGGTCATCGCGCCGATCCAGTTCCGCGACGAACAACATCTGTTCCAGATCGCGCAGCGCATATGCAACCTCGTCGGCCGCCGCGTCGACCAGACCACGCCGCTCGCCGACGCCCGTCTCAAGGACGGCAGCCGCGTCAACGTGATCGTGCCCCCGCTCTCGCTGCGCGGCACCGCGATCTCGATTCGTAAATTCTCGGCCAAGCCGATCACGCTCGACATGCTCTGCCAATGGGGCGCGATGAGCCAGAAGATGTGCACCGCGCTGAAGATTGCGGGCGCCAGCCGTTTCAACATCGTCATCTCGGGCGGTACCGGTTCGGGTAAGACGACGATGCTCAACGCGCTGTCGAAGATGATCGACCCCGGCGAGCGCGTGCTGACGATCGAGGACGCCGCCGAACTTCGCCTGCAGCAACCGCACTGGCTGCCGCTCGAAACGCGCCCCGCGAACCTCGAGGGCAATGGCGCGATCCACATGGGCGATCTCGTCAAGAACGCGCTGCGTATGCGTCCCGACCGCATCATCATGGGCGAAGTCCGCGGCGCGGAGTGTTTCGACCTCCTCGCCGCGATGAACACGGGTCACGACGGGTCGATGTGTACGCTCCACAGCAACAGCCCGCGCGAATGCCTCGGCCGTATGGAAAATATGGTGCTGATGGGCGACATCAAGATCCCGAAGGAAGCAATCTCCAAGCAGATCGCCGACTCGGTCGACCTGATCGTCCAGATCAAGCGCCTGCGCGACGGCTCGCGCCGCGTTACCAACGTCACCGAAGTTATCGGCATGGAAGGCGACGTCATCGTCACCCAGGAACTGTTCAAGTTCGAATATCTCGACGAGGACAAGGACGGCAAGATCGTCGGCGAATATCGCGCAATGGGCCTTCGCCCCTATACGCTCGAAAAGGCACGCCAGTACGGCTTCGACCAACCCTATCTCGAGGCCTGCCTCTAACGGTCTAGAGCCGCATCCCCAACCAGATCACCGCTTCGGTCGACACGGACACGACCGGATCGAGCAGACGCTGCCAAAAGCCCGCCGATGGCAGGCGTGCGGCCGACAGATCATGATGTTCCTGTTCTTCGGCGATGATGATCGTCAACGTTCGGACCGCCGGGTCGTCGACACCCCGCAACGCCACAATCTGTTCGTGCATGTGGCGCAACACGACGCGCTCGATCGCGACCGTCGTCGCGGCGATCGCGCCGCGTCCCGCGATCCCGGTGATCGTGCCGAGTATCAGGCCGCCAACGCCGCACCAGAAATAGCTGCGGCAGCGACCGCGCCCGCGACGCCGCAATTCCGCGGCGAAAAGCGCGCGATGGCCGCGTTCATGCGCCAGGAAGGCGTCGAGCTCGTCCACCATGTCGGGCGCCCGCAGGCGTGCAAACCAGCGTTGCGCACTATAGATGCAGACGGCGCCATGCTCGCCCGCATGGTCGACCTTCATTACGCGGTCACCGAGGGTTTCGCCCGATTTCAGCCTTGCGATCAGCCTCATGCCGGGCGCGGCATCCATATTATCTGCCGCTCAACCAGTATGCCGTCGCGAACAGCGCTACAGCGGCAGACGCGAGCGCGATCCCGCGCCAGGGCATGAAGCCGACCTGTTCGACATCGCGCCGGTTGTTGCGGCGCCAGCTTGCGACCTCGGCGACGCCGAACAGCGTCGCCGCCGCAATCGCCACCGACAGCATCGACACTTGCATTGCCGCGCATCCCTTCGCAAACAGGGCCTTCCCCAGTCTCCGCAAAGGAGACAAATCCCTGCGGAGAGAGGTGCCCATATGCGTTCCCTGTTACTGGTTGCAAGTGCCGTCGCCCTGATCGCCGTCCCCGCTGCTGCGATGCAGCATGACGCGCACGCCAACCACAAGGCGCACGACGCGATCGCCGCCGCCGTCGCCGCGCCGACCCGCACGGCGACGAACACGCCGCGCGACGCATATCGCCACCCCGCCGAAACGCTCGCCTTCTTTGGCGTGAAGCCCGGCGACACTGTCGTCGAGCTGTGGCCCGGCGGCGGCTGGTACACCGAAATCCTCGCGCCGCTCGCCAAGGCCGGCGGCGGCACGCTCTATGTCGCGGCGCCGTGGGACCGCGGGCTCAACCGCGTCAAGGCCAAGCAGGCCGAGAATACCGACGTCTATGGCGCGATGAAGCTCGCCGAATTCCCGAACGCGGGCACCAACCCCAAGGTCCCCGACGGCAGCGCCGACGTCGTCCTCACCTTCCGCAACGTCCACAACTGGCGCTTCGATGGCACCGATAATACCGCCAACGCTTTCAAGCAGATTTTCGCGATGCTCAAACCCGGCGGCACGCTCGGCGTCGTCGAGCACCGGCTCAACGAAAGCGACGACAGCGCGAAGGAAGAAAAGTCGGGCTATATGAAGAAAAGCTCGGTGGTCGCCTTTGCCGAAGCCGCGGGCTTCAAGCTCGCAGGCGAGAGCGAGATCAACGCCAATCCCAAGGATACCAAGGATTATCCCAAGGGCGTCTGGACGCTGCCGCCGAACCTCACCGAGGGCGAAACCGACCGCGCAAAATATATCGCGATCGGCGAATCGGACCGCATGACGCTGAAATTCGTGAAGCCCGCGTCCTGAAGCACTTCGATTCCATCGACCCGGCGCTGCTGCTCAGCGCCTATGCGCAGGGCATTTTTCCGATGGCCGACGGGGCGGACGACCCGTCGGTCCATTGGGTCGAACCGCGGCTGCGCGCGATTCTGCCGCTCGATGGCTTTCACCTGTCGCACAGCCTGAAGAAAGTCATCGTCTCCGACCGTTTTCGCGTCACCACCGACACCGCCTTCGCCGACATGGTCGCGCTGTGCGCCGAGCCGGCGGGCGACCGGCCGACGACGTGGATCAATCCCGTGATCAAGGCGAGTTACG
Coding sequences within it:
- a CDS encoding CpaF family protein encodes the protein MSAFGRRPGTAGRPAFGVAKPMQGGAGVPGGSQFPAIETPPVEIPQMPSNMTPEEEAMERLNQRSTAESMEPEKAQGFEASVHKIKEQVLPRLLERVDPEAAATLNKDELTEEFRPIILEVLAELRITLNRREQFALEKVLVDELLGFGPLEELLADPDISDIMVNGPYQTYIERKGQLVIAPIQFRDEQHLFQIAQRICNLVGRRVDQTTPLADARLKDGSRVNVIVPPLSLRGTAISIRKFSAKPITLDMLCQWGAMSQKMCTALKIAGASRFNIVISGGTGSGKTTMLNALSKMIDPGERVLTIEDAAELRLQQPHWLPLETRPANLEGNGAIHMGDLVKNALRMRPDRIIMGEVRGAECFDLLAAMNTGHDGSMCTLHSNSPRECLGRMENMVLMGDIKIPKEAISKQIADSVDLIVQIKRLRDGSRRVTNVTEVIGMEGDVIVTQELFKFEYLDEDKDGKIVGEYRAMGLRPYTLEKARQYGFDQPYLEACL
- a CDS encoding demethoxyubiquinone hydroxylase family protein — protein: MRLIARLKSGETLGDRVMKVDHAGEHGAVCIYSAQRWFARLRAPDMVDELDAFLAHERGHRALFAAELRRRGRGRCRSYFWCGVGGLILGTITGIAGRGAIAATTVAIERVVLRHMHEQIVALRGVDDPAVRTLTIIIAEEQEHHDLSAARLPSAGFWQRLLDPVVSVSTEAVIWLGMRL
- a CDS encoding class I SAM-dependent methyltransferase, coding for MRSLLLVASAVALIAVPAAAMQHDAHANHKAHDAIAAAVAAPTRTATNTPRDAYRHPAETLAFFGVKPGDTVVELWPGGGWYTEILAPLAKAGGGTLYVAAPWDRGLNRVKAKQAENTDVYGAMKLAEFPNAGTNPKVPDGSADVVLTFRNVHNWRFDGTDNTANAFKQIFAMLKPGGTLGVVEHRLNESDDSAKEEKSGYMKKSSVVAFAEAAGFKLAGESEINANPKDTKDYPKGVWTLPPNLTEGETDRAKYIAIGESDRMTLKFVKPAS